The proteins below are encoded in one region of Streptomyces marianii:
- the atpD gene encoding F0F1 ATP synthase subunit beta, which produces MTTTVEPTAPAGVATGRVARVIGPVVDVEFPVDAMPEIYNALNVEVPDPANPGTTKTLTLEVAQHLGEGVVRTISMQPTDGLVRQAPVTDTGKGITVPVGDFTKGKVFNTLGEVLNEPEANGQESERWEIHRKAPKFEDLESKTEMFETGLKVVDLLTPYVKGGKIGLFGGAGVGKTVLIQEMIMRVAKLHEGVSVFAGVGERTREGNDLIAEMEESGVLDKTALVFGQMDEPPGTRLRVALAGLTMAEYFRDVQKQDVLFFIDNIFRFTQAGSEVSTLLGRMPSAVGYQPNLADEMGLLQERITSTRGHSITSMQAIYVPADDLTDPAPATTFAHLDATTVLSRPISEKGIYPAVDPLDSTSRILDPRYISQDHYTTAMRVKGILQKYKDLQDIIAILGIDELGEEDKLVVHRARRVERFLSQNTHAAKQFTGVDGSDVPLDESIAAFNAICDGDFDHFPEQAFFMCGGLEDLKKNAKELGVS; this is translated from the coding sequence ATGACCACCACTGTTGAGCCGACCGCTCCTGCTGGCGTGGCCACTGGCCGCGTCGCGCGGGTCATCGGCCCGGTCGTCGACGTGGAGTTCCCCGTCGACGCGATGCCGGAGATCTACAACGCGCTGAACGTCGAGGTGCCGGACCCGGCGAACCCGGGTACCACCAAGACCCTGACGCTCGAGGTCGCGCAGCACCTCGGCGAGGGTGTCGTCCGCACCATCTCGATGCAGCCCACCGACGGTCTGGTCCGCCAGGCCCCGGTGACCGACACGGGCAAGGGCATCACCGTCCCGGTCGGCGACTTCACCAAGGGCAAGGTGTTCAACACCCTCGGTGAGGTGCTGAACGAGCCCGAGGCGAACGGCCAGGAGTCCGAGCGCTGGGAGATCCACCGCAAGGCCCCGAAGTTCGAGGACCTCGAGTCGAAGACCGAGATGTTCGAGACCGGTCTGAAGGTCGTCGACCTTCTCACCCCGTACGTCAAGGGTGGAAAGATCGGTCTGTTCGGTGGTGCCGGTGTCGGCAAGACCGTCCTCATCCAGGAAATGATCATGCGTGTGGCGAAGCTGCACGAGGGTGTTTCCGTGTTCGCCGGCGTCGGTGAGCGCACCCGTGAGGGCAACGACCTCATCGCCGAGATGGAGGAGTCCGGCGTTCTGGACAAGACCGCGCTGGTCTTCGGCCAGATGGACGAGCCCCCGGGCACCCGTCTGCGCGTCGCCCTCGCCGGTCTGACCATGGCGGAGTACTTCCGCGATGTGCAGAAGCAGGACGTGCTGTTCTTCATCGACAACATCTTCCGCTTCACCCAGGCGGGTTCCGAGGTGTCCACCCTGCTCGGCCGTATGCCGTCCGCGGTGGGTTACCAGCCGAACCTGGCGGACGAGATGGGCCTCCTCCAGGAGCGCATCACCTCGACCCGCGGTCACTCGATCACCTCGATGCAGGCGATCTACGTCCCCGCGGACGACCTGACCGACCCGGCGCCGGCGACCACCTTCGCCCACCTCGACGCGACGACGGTTCTCTCCCGTCCGATCTCCGAGAAGGGCATCTACCCCGCGGTGGACCCGCTGGACTCCACGTCCCGCATCCTGGACCCGCGTTACATCTCGCAGGACCACTACACGACCGCCATGCGCGTCAAGGGGATCCTGCAGAAGTACAAGGACCTCCAGGACATCATCGCTATCCTCGGTATCGACGAGCTGGGCGAGGAGGACAAGCTGGTCGTCCACCGTGCCCGTCGTGTCGAGCGCTTCCTGTCCCAGAATACCCACGCGGCGAAGCAGTTCACCGGTGTGGACGGTT
- a CDS encoding F0F1 ATP synthase subunit gamma produces the protein MGAQLRVYKRRIKSVTATKKITKAMEMISASRIVKAQRKVAASTPYATELTRAVTAVATGSNTKHPLTTEAESPARAAVLLLTSDRGLAGGYSSNAIKTAARLTERLRGEGKEVDTYVVGRKGVAYYGFREMKIADSWTGFTDNPSYSNAKDIAAPLIEAIETETAEGGVDELHIVFTEFVSMLTQTPIDGRLLPLSLDEAKAEAGGGRKDELLPLFDFEPSAEDVLDALLPRYVESRIYNALLQAAASEHASRRKAMKSATDNAGDLINTYTRLANAARQADITQEISEIVGGASALADATAGSDY, from the coding sequence ATGGGAGCCCAGCTCCGGGTCTACAAGCGTCGTATCAAGTCGGTCACCGCGACGAAGAAGATCACCAAGGCGATGGAGATGATCTCCGCCTCGCGCATCGTCAAGGCGCAGCGCAAGGTGGCGGCCTCCACGCCGTACGCGACCGAGCTGACCCGCGCGGTCACGGCGGTGGCGACCGGCTCGAACACGAAGCACCCGCTGACCACGGAGGCGGAGTCCCCGGCCCGTGCCGCTGTCCTGCTCCTCACGAGCGACCGCGGTCTGGCCGGTGGCTACTCCTCGAACGCGATCAAGACGGCCGCCCGGCTGACCGAGCGGCTCCGCGGCGAGGGCAAGGAGGTCGACACCTACGTCGTCGGCCGCAAGGGCGTGGCCTACTACGGCTTCCGTGAGATGAAGATCGCGGACTCGTGGACGGGCTTCACCGACAACCCCTCCTACTCCAACGCCAAGGACATCGCGGCGCCGCTGATCGAGGCGATCGAGACGGAGACGGCCGAGGGCGGCGTGGACGAGCTCCACATCGTCTTCACCGAGTTCGTCTCGATGCTGACGCAGACGCCGATCGACGGCCGGCTGCTGCCGCTCAGCCTCGACGAGGCGAAGGCGGAGGCCGGGGGCGGCAGGAAGGACGAACTGCTTCCGCTGTTCGACTTCGAGCCGTCGGCGGAGGACGTCCTCGACGCACTGCTTCCGCGGTACGTCGAGAGCCGGATCTACAACGCCCTGCTGCAGGCCGCGGCTTCCGAGCACGCGTCCCGCCGAAAGGCGATGAAGTCGGCGACCGACAACGCGGGTGATCTGATCAACACGTACACCCGACTTGCCAACGCGGCCCGCCAGGCCGACATCACCCAGGAAATCAGCGAGATCGTCGGTGGCGCGAGCGCCCTGGCCGACGCGACCGCGGGGAGTGACTACTAA